Proteins from one Impatiens glandulifera chromosome 2, dImpGla2.1, whole genome shotgun sequence genomic window:
- the LOC124926230 gene encoding polyadenylate-binding protein-interacting protein 7-like, translated as MSLSSKGTVSKVKSLNPNAAEFIPFFLRSSSPSSSTNGSSTNVFSSKTFSGSVKLGKSVLDRSESSLSNNSDDEIRQYWRHQLPDDITPDFKVIMGQDDQLGINNFSFDSLSLQDNHGAPKLSPFTTERQFKIPYGEEDILLSSNSKQLSNIHWNDTTMKKDQLITTENPARGFLANIQAEQRMMENENLSPFELLAMQFPGFSAESLADVYLANRGDLSQTVDMLTQLELQVDGGLNQNLNTKDLSAPNLSSLDLRIYTGDDIQQSINNPYMSARKDNFLSFKTSSSSPTIESEGFSSALREMSTQESNVWKYDRNGSADTVFGSNRSSHLMASSFINGQTHQIHNSSRKAPLWLDTGEAVENMYSDMLGEESDHPSLRNTYFEQARQAYLIGNKGLEKELMEGHERSHESVYRTRNPEIQGNGRGGNERIIDLHGLHATEAIRILQCEFALMKTTAMSDNRQMMQVFICTEKSHHTMGSRTAIQRYLLEKCLDYSEPQPGLLRVVVY; from the exons ATGAGCTTGTCTAGCAAAGGAACTGTAAGCAAGGTTAAAAGCTTGAATCCAAATGCAGCTGAGTTCATTCCCTTTTTTCTTAGATCGTCGTCACCATCATCATCTACAAATGGAAGCTCTACAAATGTCTTCTCCAGCAAAACCTTTTCTGGATCGGTTAAATTGGGAAAATCCGTGCTGGACAGATCAGAGTCATCGTTATCAAATAACTCTGACGACGAGATTCGCCAATACTGGCGACATCAGCTTCCTGACGATATAACTCCTGATTTCAAGGTAATCATGGGGCAAGATGATCAACTGGGAATTAACAATTTTTCCTTTGATAGTTTGTCCTTGCAAGACAACCATGGAGCTCCTAAGCTTTCTCCTTTCACAACTGAAAGGCAGTTCAAGATACCATATGGGGAAGAAGATATATTATTGTCTTCTAACTCGAAACAATTGTCAAATATACATTGGAATGATACAACCATGAAAAAGGATCAACTAATTACCACTGAAAATCCTGCTCGTGGTTTTCTCGCCAATATCCAGGCCGAGCAAAGAATGATGGAAAATGAGAACCTGAGTCCTTTTGAACTTTTAGCTATGCAATTCCCCGGGTTTTCTGCAGAGAGCCTCGCTGATGTGTATTTGGCAAACAGAGGTGACTTAAGCCAGACAGTTGACATGCTTACTCAGCTAGAG TTGCAAGTTGATGGTGGCTTGAATCAGAATCTAAACACAAAGGACTTGTCAGCTCCAAATCTAAGTTCACTGGATTTGAGGATTTATACAGGAGATGATATCCAACAAAGCATTAATAATCCTTATATGTCAGCTAGAAAGGATAATTTTCTTTCGTTCAAAACAAGCTCTTCTTCGCCAACAATAGAATCTGAAGGTTTTTCTTCGGCTCTCAGGGAAATGTCAACACAAGAGTCCAATGTGTGGAAGTATGATAGAAACGGTTCGGCTGATACTGTTTTTGGTTCAAATAGAAGTTCGCATTTGATGGCgagctcatttattaatggtcaGACTcatcaaattcataattcatcTCGAAAAGCTCCTTTGTGGCTAGACACGGGTGAAGCAGTTG AAAATATGTATTCTGACATGCTAGGAGAAGAAAGTGATCACCCAAGTCTGCGTAATACATACTTTGAACAG GCGAGGCAGGCCTATCTAATTGGTAATAAGGGTTTAGAGAAGGAACTGATGGAGGGTCATGAGAGATCACACGAGTCTGTTTATCGCACCAG GAATCCGGAGATACAAGGGAATGGAAGAGGAGGAAACGAAAGAATAATAGATTTGCATGGTCTTCATGCAACCGAGGCCATTCGTATTCTTCAGTGTGAATTTGCTCTAATGAAAACCACAGCTATGTCCGACAATAGACAAATGATGCAGGTTTTTATTTGCACAGAGAAGAGTCATCACACGATGGGATCTCGAACTGCAATTCAGCGATATTTGCTGGAGAAATGCCTTGATTACTCGGAACCCCAACCGGGGCTGCTTCGAGTTGTTGTGTATTGA
- the LOC124927230 gene encoding copper transporter 5-like, with product MMHMTFYWGTTVTILFDIWKTNSINSYILTLISCFLFSVFYQFLEDRRLRFKLISLTRSITVSSSIDAPLLVRRSSSRFSAVKIGGAVLFGINSALGYLLMLAVMSFNGGVFIAVVVGLAVGNLLFRNGDEDVVVVDNPCACA from the coding sequence atgatgcatATGACCTTCTATTGGGGAACAACAGTGACGATCTTATTCGATATCTGGAAAACTAATTCCATAAACAGTTACATCTTAACTCTCATCTCCTGTTTCCTCTTCTCCGTTTTTTACCAATTTCTCGAAGATCGTCGTCTCCGATTCAAACTCATTTCGCTTACCAGATCTATAACGGTTAGTTCATCCATCGATGCTCCTCTCCTTGTTCGCCGATCATCGTCAAGGTTTAGCGCTGTGAAGATAGGAGGAGCTGTTCTATTTGGAATCAATTCTGCCTTAGGTTATTTGTTGATGCTTGCTGTTATGTCGTTTAATGGAGGTGTTTTCATAGCTGTTGTTGTTGGACTAGCTGTAGGGAATTTGTTGTTTAGGAATGGCGATGAAGATGTTGTCGTCGTTGATAATCCATGCGCTTGTGCctga
- the LOC124924065 gene encoding F-box/LRR-repeat protein 15-like, protein MLFWRCLCFGEKEEEKVEVKEDNVMSKASSDEGELKSEDMEEDEAESMMSGFPFGNVQDFDGSMVHSSDDGGHGSLRILSIRSNPNMSLGLGLSSVASSSSSLGAMVVRGESDGNPLNKRPKVNRFPMQNKESFVVFGDRDSPHSATTITDAEDGNLTDRRFDNFSFKDITLLSPMFGGSREHHINAVDESDDQGFEDFITRMDLTDDLLHMVFSFLKHVDLFRAAMVCRQWRSASAHEDFWRYLNFENRNISLEQFVGICQRYPNATGVNICGAPAVHNLAMVAVSSLRNLDTLTVGKGQLAEPFFQALTECSALRNLTIIDGSLGNGIQEIPIYHDRLKHLQIVKCRVLRICVRCPQLETLSLKRSTMAHAALNCPLLIDLDIASCHKLSDAAIRSAVISCPLLESLDMSNCSCVTDETLRELEPHCANLHILNASYCPNISLESVRLPTLTVLKLHSCEGITSASMASISHSHMLEVLELDNCNLLASITLDLGRLQNIRLVHCRKFTDLNLRSIMLTSITVSNCPALQRISLASNMLQKLVLQKQESLTTLALQCQSLQEVDLTDCESLTNSICDVFSEGGGCPMLKSLVLDNCEGLTAVVFRNSSLVNLSLTGCRAVTSLQLACAHLEKVTLDGCDHLETASFCPVGLRSLNLGICPKLSLLQIEAPSMLLLELKGCGVLSEASINCPILNSLDASFCSQLKDDCLSATTSACPLIETLVLMSCPSIGPDGLSSLCLLSRLTSLDLSYTFLVSLHPVFESCSKLKVLKLQACKYLTDSSLEPLYKGGALPNLSELDLSYGTLCQSAIDELLAFCTHLTHLSLNGCVNMHDLNWGFSSSRTFDSSVPSLGSSSSNALSPQDDSCLSNLQPNRLLQNLNCVGCSNIKKVLIPPAACCFHLSSLNLSLSANLREVDVTCLNLCSLNLSNCYSLEVLKLECPKLASLSLQSCNIDEEMVAAAISGCSILETLDIRFCPKLYSMSMVGLRAACPSLKRVYSSISSS, encoded by the exons ATGCTGTTTTGGCGTTGTTTGTGCTTTggtgaaaaagaagaagaaaaagttgaggttaaagaagatAACGTAATGAGTAAGGCGTCGTCTGACGAAGGTGAGCTAAAGTCTGAGGATATGGAAGAGGATGAGGCTGAGTCGATGATGTCTGGGTTCCCGTTTGGGAACGTTCAGGATTTTGATGGGTCGATGGTACATTCTAGTGATGATGGTGGACATGGTAGTTTGCGAATTTTATCAATTCGTAGCAATCCTAACATGAGCTTGGGTCTTGGGTTATCTTCAGtggcatcttcatcttcttctttaggGGCGATGGTGGTCAGAGGGGAATCTGATGGCAACCCTCTCAATAAACGTcctaaagttaatcgttttccAAT GCAGAATAAAGAGTCTTTCGTAGTTTTTGGAGATAGGGATAGTCCCCATTCAGCTACAACGATCACAGATGCGGAGGATGGTAATCTGACAGACCGCAGATTTGACAACTTCTCCTTTAAGGATATCACTCTTCTCTCTCCCATGTTTGGTGGTAGTAGAGAACATCATATTAATGCTGTGGATGAGAGTGATGATCAAGGATTTGAAGATTTTATAACCAGAATGGATCTTACTGATGACTTATTGCATATG GTATTTTCTTTCTTGAAGCATGTTGATCTTTTCCGGGCAGCTATGGTTTGTAGACAATGGCGTTCTGCTAGTGCCCATGAAGACTTTTGGCGATATCTTAATTTTGAGAATCGTAACATATCTCTTGAACAAT TTGTGGGTATATGCCAAAGGTATCCAAATGCCACTGGAGTGAATATTTGTGGTGCCCCTGCTGTTCACAACCTTGCAATGGTAGCTGTTTCATCATTAAG GAATCTGGATACATTAACTGTGGGCAAAGGACAATTAGCTGAACCCTTTTTCCAAGCTTTGACAGAGTGCTCTGCTTTAAGGAACTTGACCATTATTGACGGAAGTCTTGGCAATGGAATTCAAGAAATACCGATATACCATGATCGATTGAAACATCTTCAGATTGTGAAATGTCGTGTGCTTCGAATTTGTGTCAg GTGTCCCCAGCTTGAGACGTTATCTTTGAAGCGTAGTACTATGGCACATGCTGCACTCAACTGTCCACTCTTGATTGATCTTGATATAGCCTCTTGCCATAAGCTCTCAGATGCTGCTATTAGATCAGCAGTAATATCATGCCCACTTTTAGAGTCTCTAGATATGTCAAATTGTTCATGTGTTACTGATGAAACTTTGCGTGAACTTGAACCTCATTGCGCCAATCTTCATATCCTTAATGCATCTTATTGCCCCAACATCTCACTTGAG TCTGTAAGATTGCCAACATTAACAGTTCTTAAGCTACATAGCTGTGAGGGAATAACATCTGCTTCAATGGCTTCCATTTCACATAGTCATATGTTGGAG GTATTGGAACTGGATAATTGCAATTTACTAGCATCAATTACCTTGGATCTTGGACGCCTTCAGAATATACGTCTTGTGCACTGTCGAAA GTTTACAGATCTAAATTTGCGTAGCATAATGTTGACATCTATAACTGTGTCAAACTGTCCTGCCCTGCAACGTATAAGCCTCGCATCTAATATGCTCCAA AAACTAGTTCTCCAGAAGCAAGAGAGCTTAACCACTTTAGCACTTCAATGTCAGAGTTTGCAAGAAGTGGACCTTACTGATTGTGAATCCTTAACAAACTCCATATGTGACGTTTTCAGTGAAGGAGGTGGATGTCCTATGTTAAAATCGCTAGTTCTTGATAACTGCGAG GGCTTGACAGCGGTTGTATTCCGCAATTCTTCATTGGTCAATCTTTCTCTTACTGGTTGTCGGGCTGTTACTTCTCTTCAGCTAGCATGTGCTCATCTTGAGAAAGTCACCTTGGATGGTTGTGACCATCTCGAAACAGCATCATTTTGCCCT GTTGGTCTTAGGTCACTTAATTTAGGCATATGCCCGAAGCTTAGTCTACTTCAAATTGAAGCTCCAAGTATGCTGTTGCTCGAGTTGAAAGGATGTGGAGTACTGTCTGAAGCATCGATTAATTGCCCGATTTTAAACTCTCTCGATGCTTCATTTTGCAG TCAACTAAAGGACGACTGCCTGTCTGCAACAACTTCTGCATGCCCTCTCATTGAAACCCTGGTATTAATGTCATGTCCATCTATTGGCCCTGATGGCTTATCTTCCCTGTGCCTGCTTTCACGTTTAACCTCACTTGATTTGTCATACACTTTCTTGGTGAGCCTGCATCCTGTTTTCGAGTCCTGTTCGAAGCTAAAG GTCCTGAAATTACAAGCATGCAAATATCTTACCGACTCATCATTAGAGCCTCTTTATAAAGGCGGCGCCCTTCCTAACTTAAGCGAGTTGGATTTATCATATGGGACCCTTTGTCAGTCTGCAATAGATGAACttctagctttctgtactcatCTCACACACTTGAGCTTGAATGGATGCGTAAATATGCACGATCTGAACTGGGGCTTCAGTAGCAGCCGTACATTTGATTCTAGTGTACCGAGTTTGGGCAGCAGCAGTTCAAATGCCCTATCTCCACAAGATGATAGCTGCTTGTCGAACCTTCAGCCAAACCGGTTGCTCCAAAACCTTAACTGTGTTGGCTGCTCAAACATTAAGAAAGTTCTCATTCCTCCTGCAGCGTGTTGCTTCCATTTATCATCGctaaatctctctctctctgctAACTTGAGAGAAGTTGACGTGACTTGTTTGAACCTATGTTCTCTTAACTTGAG CAACTGTTACTCCTTGGAAGTTTTAAAACTAGAGTGTCCTAAGCTGGCTAGCCTATCTCTTCAG TCTTGCAACATTGACGAAGAAATGGTTGCAGCAGCTATTTCAGGCTGCAGTATACTGGAGACTCTTGATATCCGCTTTTGCCCAAAG TTGTACTCAATGAGCATGGTGGGACTAAGGGCTGCATGTCCTAGCTTGAAACGCGTTTATAGCAGCATTTCGTCATCGTGA